One genomic window of Elaeis guineensis isolate ETL-2024a chromosome 2, EG11, whole genome shotgun sequence includes the following:
- the LOC140855627 gene encoding L-type lectin-domain containing receptor kinase S.1-like, whose translation MKQRILAAVIHLLSLSAISAAVDFLFNSFNTSDLLLVGDARVDSSVLRLTNDSNYYSIGRAFFPSRLHLSTAPNRTLSSFSTSFVFSILPDIPSSPGFGLAFVLSNSTSPPGAISGQYFGIFSNSTRQSPAPLLAVEFDTGQNPEFNDPDGNHVGIDLNFIQSAKTHSAGYYRNGSSGLEFIPLDMRSGKNIRAWIEFDGPQFQINVTIAAAEDPRPPQPLISYTDPQIANYVSPEMFVGFSASKVKWVEAQRILAWSLSDTGGAARELNTSNLPVFLPQSSSSSSSPSPGLIAGVSCASVALAILVLSSGFYYYYRKKRAKIREEGKEEDEEDEEWELKYWPRRFSYEDLSNATDGFSKERLLGIGGFGKVYKGALPVSISRGIEGGGGGEAEEVEEVAVKCVSHDSKQGLREFMAEISSIGRLQHRSLVPLRGWCRKGNELMLVYGYMPNGNLSQWIFDEGRRETMGWVARRRVLADVAEGLQYLHQGWEQVVLHRDVKSSNILLDGEMRGRLGDFGLAKLYERGAAPSNTRVVGTLGYLAPELALAATPTVASDVYSFGVVVLEAACGRRPIERAARVEDEDWVLVEWVREMYAEGRLVEVAEKRMEFREEEMELVLKLGLACCHPEPEKRPAMSEVVALLLAAEGPGNPATDSAPISLSSSAAAD comes from the coding sequence ATGAAGCAGCGGATCTTAGCCGCCGTCATccacctcctctccctctccgccATCTCCGCCGCCGTGGATTTCCTCTTCAACTCCTTCAACACCTCCGACCTCCTCCTCGTCGGCGACGCCCGCGTTGACTCCTCCGTCCTCCGCCTCACCAACGACTCCAACTACTACTCCATCGGCCGCGCCTTCTTCCCCTCCCGCCTCCATCTCTCCACCGCCCCCAACCGCACTCTctcctccttctccacctccttcGTCTTCTCCATCCTCCCCGACATCCCGAGCAGCCCCGGGTTCGGCCTCGCCTTCGTCCTCTCCAACTCCACCTCGCCGCCCGGCGCCATCTCCGGCCAGTACTTCGGCATCTTCTCCAACTCCACCCGCCAGTCTCCGGCGCCGCTACTCGCCGTCGAGTTTGACACCGGCCAGAACCCGGAATTCAACGATCCTGACGGCAATCACGTCGGCATCGACCTCAACTTCATTCAATCAGCTAAAACTCATTCCGCCGGCTACTACCGGAACGGCTCGTCGGGACTTGAATTCATTCCTCTTGACATGAGATCAGGGAAAAATATCCGAGCTTGGATCGAATTCGATGGGCCTCAATTCCAAATCAACGTCACAATCGCCGCCGCCGAGGATCCGAGACCGCCGCAGCCACTGATCTCCTACACGGACCCGCAGATCGCCAACTACGTCTCGCCGGAGATGTTTGTCGGCTTCTCGGCTTCGAAGGTCAAGTGGGTGGAGGCTCAGAGGATTCTCGCCTGGAGCCTCAGCGACACCGGCGGCGCTGCGCGGGAGCTCAACACGTCCAATCTCCCCGTCTTCCTGCCCCAATCTTCGTCCTCCTCGTCATCTCCATCTCCAGGACTCATAGCCGGGGTCTCTTGCGCATCCGTTGCTCTCGCAATCCTCGTCCTCTCCTCGGGTTTCTACTACTACTATAGAAAGAAGAGGGCTAAGATccgggaagaaggaaaagaagaggatgaggaggacgAAGAGTGGGAACTGAAGTACTGGCCGCGGCGATTCTCCTATGAAGATCTCTCGAACGCCACAGATGGGTTCTCGAAGGAGAGACTTCTCGGAATCGGTGGATTTGGGAAGGTCTACAAGGGGGCTCTCCCGGTTTCGATCTCCAGAGGAATtgaagggggaggaggaggagaagcggAGGAGGTGGAGGAAGTGGCGGTGAAGTGTGTGTCCCACGACTCGAAGCAGGGGCTGCGGGAGTTCATGGCGGAGATATCAAGCATAGGGAGGCTGCAGCACCGGAGCTTGGTCCCGCTCCGAGGGTGGTGCCGGAAAGGAAACGAGTTGATGCTGGTGTACGGATACATGCCCAACGGCAATCTTAGCCAGTGGATCTTCGACGAAGGGAGGAGGGAGACCATGGGGTGGGTGGCGCGGCGGCGAGTGCTGGCGGATGTGGCGGAGGGGCTGCAATACCTGCATCAGGGGTGGGAGCAGGTGGTGCTCCACCGGGACGTGAAGAGCAGCAACATACTGCTGGATGGCGAGATGCGGGGGAGGCTCGGAGACTTCGGGCTGGCCAAGCTGTACGAGCGAGGGGCGGCGCCGAGCAACACCAGGGTGGTGGGCACGCTGGGGTATCTGGCGCCGGAGCTGGCGTTGGCGGCGACGCCCACGGTGGCGAGTGACGTGTATAGCTTTGGGGTGGTGGTGTTGGAGGCGGCATGCGGGCGGCGGCCGATTGAGAGGGCGGCGAGGGTGGAGGATGAGGATTGGGTGCTGGTGGAGTGGGTGAGGGAGATGTATGCGGAGGGGCGGCTGGTGGAGGTGGCGGAGAAGCGGATGGAGTTCCGGGAGGAGGAGATGGAGCTGGTGCTCAAGCTGGGCCTGGCCTGCTGCCATCCCGAACCGGAGAAGCGGCCCGCAATGAGTGAGGTGGTGGCCCTGCTGCTGGCCGCCGAGGGTCCCGGAAACCCTGCAACAGACTCTGCTCCAATATCTCTTTCTTCTAGTGCTGCTGCTGATTGA